The DNA region tatatatatattcttttgtggtaattttaatatttcccccctgtttaaatgtatgcaaatgtttttaatcatctaaagcaccttgtgtatgaaatgcactgtataaaaaattttgctttccttcttACCACCTCACTTTCATtataatggataggtttccaaagacgtcaccacagtccttagaccaatcggataaattaacgattgaaaaaaacttcacgcttcacttatcacctgtgttctctgacctctttgacacacaagatgggggaattgacccctccgtacagggcacttaaccacgcctcctgaagtgacgtcacgccacgtgcgccgacgtaagacaaacaattcggaAAAATGGcaattacaatacaatacattcttaactgagagagacgccatgcttctgatttcattcaatcattcacacgtagcaatgttatgctagcggagaacgtctcattcatttatacgagacgtgttttaaaaatcaaatttagggcatatcttcgtgcaaacacagtctggttaagcttcggtcgcgagccagcaagaaatcgatacgtttctgcagtccgatcatcgcaaaatatcgctcaacaaagaataagtgtgtcaatcgttcacacgtagcagtgttatgctagcgaagaacttcgaattcatttatacgagacatgtattgaaaatcaaatatagggcataccttcgagcaaacatgtgttccggttgatattagattgatttagttgatgatgctgtcttccacaaagtttgatccatcgaaggcatttttcgtactgggtcttcggttttggaaagggtacgaatcgaactccaccaactcgcctttcaggatacctgtcgtcactattacaaagtccgtgactacacctcttaaccatattttttgttaaataacccaaatacgcgataaaacgcaaactaaacctatactggaccatgcaatgttgtcagagaaaatggcgggagcaaaaacgggctttggtctaatgcagatctctggcctctgattggtcagtgacgtggattgcgcaatatccaagGTGGGGtcaattggaaacctatccatttttttaaattttagttttgtttttatttgtcactTTACTTGAACATTTACTTCACCACACCAAGTCAATATGAGGCTGGCACAAACCTGCCTTTATCATTGTGACTTCATGAGATGTaactagaaaaaaatagatatcaaTGTttcctgtattattttttagattAGTTGATCATTGATTTTGTTCCATCTCCATGTCATCTTGTGTTCATTTGTCATCGATTTGTTAGCTTTTCGCCTTGCGTCTTTGCTAGGTGTCTTGTTATCTTGTCAATTTGCTTGTATGCTTTCTTGCAATCTGTGTTGGAAAATCGTTGTTGTCAAACATCTGTCGTGGCTCGTCGTGAAATGACATGTTTCCCCTTTCTAGTTGTGGGGAGTTTCCCGtgtttctttgttgttcttttggaCGTTGTTAATTGAGTAGTTTTGATTATTTCAAAcgccatatttttaaaatacacacatgtaTTTTGGATTATGCCTGCACTCAAAGTGTCTTGCCTCCCGCTTGTGGCGCCCATTTTTTGCTAGCATCTTTGCTACTGGCTCTGAAATGTCAAACTTTGAAGGCAAAAAAGGGTGAAAAGTCAAACGTTTAGGTAGAAGGGGGCGGAGATGGATGACGGGGCTTTGAGAAGGGACACGGCGATTGCTTACTGGCAGCTGCTTAGAATGAGCGTGAGTCATCATCCTCTTCGGGCTCTGCTAGCCGCCTAATCTGCACGGGCGTCCCATGGGAAAGAGAGGCCACCAAATCCTGGAATAGAGCTCACTGACTGGTGTGCAGCCACAGGGGCGGTCTATGCAGCCGACGAAAAGGTGGAGAGAAAGGGGAAGAGTGACGACGGAAAAGCTGTGTGTGAAAAGGGAGAGAAGGAGGGGGGCGCGGGGAGAAGGAGGCCTGGAGGAGGCGTGCTCACATCGACTGAGAAAAAGCTGGTGGGTCTTCTgatccacacacacactagtTTCTTTTTGTGTGGCCTCCTTTCTGGAATCCAAGCGCTCTAAATTCCAGTGAACGTTCTGCGGGGACTTCTGTTACTTCGTATCACAAAGTTTGCCGCTTTTGTGTCCGGACATGGGCAGAGGAAAACaacttctgcttcttctcggtAAGTCCTTCATAATTGTTCTAAGTGACTGTCTTACAGAGTGAAGAATGTGAAAGGAAAGACAAAAACCACAATAGGCTTGTGACGGGTATTATGCCATAGCAATATTTACTTTCTGAAGAATTACAAATGTTTCatctattttgtgtgtgtgtgtttttttttttttttttttttttttttggggggggggggtgcccagGCAATCACATGTTAATGCACTCATATCATGACAAAGTGTCACACTGGTCACACTTTGATGCTACAAGGGGGACTGATTGTGTGATTGATATTGCTTTAACTTGTGTCACCCTACCggtcacaacattaggtacaagAGCCATAGCAGTAATTTACTCTGCCTTTTGCCAAAGTTGCTACTTTAAAGTTTATATAACACTTGCTATCTTTACAAATACCATTTACAATGATAATTACATCGTGAGAGTTTTATACCACAGGAAAAgacaactttaaaaaatattttgtttcattaataACTCCCTGAGAGCATCAATTAAAAACGGTTCAAGGCTATTGTGTTGTGGAGTTGTAAAGACAAAATATggaatgatttcttttttttccccacataatttggtgtttttattttagcaatataCAGCAGTATACGTTATGTCAAGTACTTCACTTGGATATGAAATCTTGTCTAGTATTATATCAAGCAGTATcctgtattattttgtttttctcaacaAGCTCCATGTAGGAGAACAACCCAGTCCAGCGCACTTAGCCATACGATtgctgaatatatttttttccgccACAAGTGCACTAACAGTTGTAATTTCCAAGCAGTTAGGGTTTAGAGGGTTTGGGctctttatttttatgacattaaAAATAGCCTCTCAATTCTGCCTCTCACTCACTGCATGTCCATGCGATGTGTGTGTTGTTGAGGCCAAAATTATTCATACCCTGCTGAAATTTGGAGTTAAAAGTGAAGTTTAGTTTGAAATAATGTAGTATTATATACAAGTATTCATATCCTGTAGAAAGTTATCTTGACAACTACAAGGAGACATTCAAAAGGGTTCCACTACTTTGTAACATTGTTAGTATAATTGTAAGTACAACATTTATTAAATGATACATTCAGGATTTTGGTGCCTGTGTGGTTAAAGAATAAGGATGATTTTTGACATGGAACATTtggacaaaatgtaaaatacaaatagctttttaaaaaattccacATCTTTTTCTTAACCATACCCATTCGCATACTATAACTCCCCCAAAATATATCATTCTCAAATGATGACCAGGATATGAACAACTTGGTGCCGATTTTTCCAAACATACGTCTGGACTTCATCTGAGTAGCATGTTTAATTGCAACAACCAGTTTATTGCAATATTAGTATGTGGGGTCTTCTTTTCTGCACCAATTTTTAATTTAAGCTTAATCATGGATATTATCCTTTGTATAATAATTGCCATGACAACAGACACACAGCAGAGCTACTTTTTCTTGATTAAAATATGATATGGCATGATATGATTAAAATATGATATGGCAATGGATATTGTTTGTGAGATGAGGTAGAAGTCATATCCATGCTTCCAACTTTCTGAAAACTCTGCACACACCAGTTTGGTCATCCTTTCGTTTGATCAAATAACTGTTTTGTAAGATTCAAGTTATGGAGAAAAGATAAGCGCTTGTGTGTGAGAGGAACAACAGGTGTGGTTTTGTAGCATGTGATTGAGAACCGTTAGCTCTCACATGCGTTTTTATCAAAGTGACAATTAGTCTTGGGATTATGAGTATGAGTAGAAGGCTACAGGTCATGAACTATTGGCACTAACTATTGGCGCAGCTACAAGAGAAACTGGAATGAAATCCAATAAATAAGAAATGTGAGGACTGATTGGTGAGTGAACGTTAGCTGCACAACCCAAACCAAGTCCCACTGTTTATTTTCtggccttgtgttttttttagtcataGACGGTTACATTCAAATGATGTCTAGTTTTCACTTCACTGGGGCACACTGAAAGCTCCAGCCCAGCCACAAACAGCGAGCCCATTGTGGATAAGGGGAGGGCAACACAGGATATCGAGCCGTGTGCGCAACAAACATTCCGTGTTACACGCCTGTTGTATGGCCCTTTCCGTGGAAGAGGGGTGGGGGATGCTGTCATGGTTGCAAGCATACTCAATAACACAAAACATGGAACACAATTACAATCCTCAATTTAGCCATTGAATCATTCGTTCTCTCCTCCCAATAAAATGCGAAATGTATTCTACACGATGTCATTGTGAAAGCAAGAGGGAAATTCACTTCAACACAGCTGCATTGGTGTCTGAGAAAAACAGAACATTGTAAGTCATTTCACAAGAAAGACTCACTCATTGGCTGAAGACACATGATAAGTGTCAGTCATGTGCATGACATTTGGATACACTACATGTAGCACATCTTCAATTCCTCttattgtaaaagaaaaaaaaaagtcccacaaAACCTGGCAACCTCAAAATCAcactcaatatctcatgaaagAGCAGTCGGGCCTGCACAATCATTGCAACCTTTTGTGCTTCGAAATAGCTTTTCATTGACTTAATGTACGTATATGTATATCACTTCAAACTCAAGTTTCAATATAGTTCGGCTTGTATGCCTgcatttacttatttttattgACATACAACTTTTGTACAACTACAGCGAAGTTGAATAACACTTTGAAAGCAATGGTCACGTACACTATTACAAGCAGAAAATATGTCAAATGATAAAATTAAATAAGCATCAATTTGACACTGCTGAAGTGCCAAAGAATGAcactttgaaaaagaaaaaaatttgctgAAAGGTTTGAAGGAGGAAGGAACATCAATGGAACTGCTTTGCTCTGCATGCAACAACATCCGACTTGAAGTGACCACCAATTATTtccccatttttgttttcagttgtGCAGCGCCAAAAGGTGAGCACAAGTGCCTCACAGTCAaaagggccgggatttgaatcccagctcagaccttcctgttttttttttgaatgttcaTCCTATACTAGCATGTGTTTTCTCAGGTTAGACGCTTCTTGTCTCACCTGTGATGCAAATAAGGACaacattgatggatgaatgttttctAATGAGAAACTAACTGGTCTCTTGCATTTCTTGCAGGTTTAATGTGCACAATGAAGAGTTGCACGCCGATGTGTGACAGTGGCATGAAGATGGAAGGAAGCCAATGTGTCGGTAATAAACTTGACTCTGCTTAATTTGAATATTCCTTTAAGCGTGTGCCAGCGGTTGCTGATATCATCTGTCAAGTGGTGTGTAAGATTCAACACCAATGATCGTCTATTCTTGTAGGATATGAGCCACATCATCGCAGATTAGAATAGATCTTAAAGCATCTTCTAACTATACAGGAAATGTTTTGAGTGACATTTTGACTATTACTTTAACGcatacaattttcaaaataagtcaaacatgataaaagtaaaaatatgacAGTAGCAACTCTTAGTTTTTCCTCCATACAAATGATCATGAAACAATAACGCAGTTTCGTCTTTTTTGCAGTAAAACAATCTTTGACATGATCTATCACTATAGTAACTTTTCTCCAACTTTCCTCTAAATGGCCAGATGTGGATGAATGTCAAGAAATTCCAGGACTATGTGGGAACCACACACGGTGCTTGAATACATATGGTACCTACTACTGTCAGTGCCAGTCAGGCTTCACGAACATTTACGGAAATCCGGATTTCACTGGCATTGATGGACAGTGTCAAGGTGAGCGACCCCCAACCCGGCCCGTCCATTTGTGCATTTGTCCGCCCCACCTTTCTCACATGTTCTTTTGTGTTCCTCCCTTAGATGAAAACGAGTGTGGCTATGACACAGAAATTTGTGGTCGCATGGCCGATTGTATCAACCTGATTGGGGGCTTCAGCTGTACCTGCAAATCTGGGTACACCCAGTCCAGAAAAACTGCACACTGCAGAGGTGATTGCCTCGTTGCCTTTAGCTGACCAGCACTTGTGTAAAAGCAACAGATTCATGACCACAGAAACTTGATGCTGAGTTTGGTTGATGTAAATTCAAAGAGTTACACttgatgatttaaaatgtctttagtcttaaatggaaaaagctcAGGTTTATTAGCAACACCAACTGCCCGTTTAACCTCCCTCAGGagagtacaaaaacaaacagaagcacACAAAAGGAATGTGGTCATCAGACTGAGTGGCATTCAGTGGCACTCGTGATTGAGAGTGTTGGTCAGAACCTTAGTTTTCTCCAAACtcgttttttaaattttaggttGTGATGTGCAAGAGATGACTTTGCTGTAAGCTAAATTCTAACAACGCTGAAGAGCAACGTAACAGCAGCATGTTAGTGTTAGGTAGTGTGGAAACCAAAGGCGAGCTAATGTTGGCTTTTTATGCGATCAAAAATGGGTTCCCATAGCTTTGGTAACACTGTGAAAGGCTAaattagtttaaaaataaaataaaacaataggtACACtccatttgtatgttttttttaaagactaaaTAGGGAATATTTGAACGCCAcaagcagatgttttttttaacacaggaGCATGGCATGTCGTATTTGCCACCAATAACTTTTGGAGCCAACACCAAGCATTAAACAATTCTCTTAAATACGGAAAACATCTTTGCTATCCAGTTTGGCTGCACCATCATTAATGCTCCTTGGTTTTTGTTCCTCCATGCCACTGCTGTCCCTTTGTTCTCCTTTATGAATCGCCAAGATCTCCATCAATCAATTACAATCTCATCTGCAATTGACATTCCCTCTTTCTATCCTTTGACATTCTGTTGTCATCTCAGGAGGTTGAAAAAAGCAACAAGCATATATTGAGAAAGTAAAGCATAGAAAATACAGACGTCTGTTTTCAAAACGCagtcgcaggagcgctggagccaatcccagctgtcatcgggcaggaggcggggtacaccgtgaactggttgccagccaatcgcagggcacacagaaacaaaaaaaaaaaccccttcaCACCCAGGGGAGCgcatgggatttgaaccccagtcctcagacctgtgCGGCAGATGCACTAAACAGTCGTTTCACCGTGCCGCACCGGATTATAGTTCTGAAATATGCCTGATTTTTACAGTACACAGAATGAAGTGCACCCGATTTTGCTGGTTTATGTAAGGTTGGTTTTTCTAAGTTCATGTCTGTTTCTGCTCTGTTTAGACATTGATGAGTGCGAGGAAGCTGAGAATCGGAAAGAAGACATCTGTGGAAGTAAAggaaattgtaaaaatgtaaatggaagTTACTGGTGCAAGTGTGCAAAAGGATACACTAATTATGGCAATCAAAAGACTCCTTGTTCTCGTGAgtgtttgcatctttttttttttttttaatttatggagCAGTTCTGTACACTCTGTATTCTGTATGCTGGAACATTTGACCTTTTTCCCCTCTAGAACTGGATTGTGAAACCTTTGATGCCGGAAGTGCACCATTGCAGGTAAAACATTGGCTTATTTTTGTTACAGTTAAATTTTGATTTGTAccctaacgctttccagcataTTGGTGTTGACAGTTGATAAGAATGGAAACAATTCATGTCCTCTAATATTGTTTTAATTCCCCTTTTGTGCTGACTTCATTTGTAGTTGCATTCAATCGTtacatggaaacaaaaacaagggaAATAAGGTTATAAATTTGAAACACTACCATGGTGGAAAGATGTATTGTAGATTCATtcgttttttcctttttttttttttttatagccctTCTACTCCTACTGGGTGTTTGTGAGCTAGACCCAATCACATCTTTGCTTAGACACGGGGTGCACCCAGCactagccagccaatcacagggcacagactaacaaacaagcattcacactaaCATTTTCCACAGATGCGACTTAGGCCTGATGCACTCTGAGCAACACGGTCAAACCTATCTGAAGTGGCAACTAGTTTTCATGAGCAGTTGACTGCCGGCCACTAATTTTGCTGTGCTTCAAAattgacagccaatcaaaaaTGAATGTGAGCTAGTCTTCGATAGTTTCATATATGTTAGTGTCTGGAAGGCAAAGCATGGATGCAGTTTGTGAAAGGTGTGATTGATCATTGCCAGCAGCTTGTCTAACTATATGCACTATCTGCTGTTTCGTAAGAAGTTTCCTCGCTTCGTGACCATCCACTTTTTCTTGTATAGTTGTTCCATTGTTTgtggtttggttaaaaaaaaaaaaaagacaaaaaaaaaatactacagtaCAGATTATTGCATGTGGAGCCTCAAAATCTAATGCGCGGTTTCAGTTTTTCTGTTGCAGCGTGTTAGTTGATGTGCAATGCTTAATTGCTTGGTGTGCCGCAAAGAGCTGgcaactgtgttttttttttccctgatcgTCCACTTCTGTCCCGTTTGGCTGCGTCGCTTGGCTTGTGCTAGTtcttagtcttcaattaaccgaaCCTGGATGTTTTTAGAGTCTGGGAGAAAGCCAATGTGCCGAGGGAAAACCCAGCCAAGTACAAGAACACATCAACTCCACATAGGGGGGCTGGAGCTGAAATTTGAGCGACGGACCCCTGAGGCAGATCTACTGACTGCCCTCTCCTTGTCTATACATAAAGAAACTTTCCATACTTTGTATTTGCATGTTCCCAGTTCAAACCAATTAAATGGAGCATTTGAGGAGGGATTTTCTCGAGTTACACAATGGCCCTGTCATGTTTCTTTATGTCTAGATTGAAGTCCCTATTTTGAAAGCTGAATAGTGTTATCGTTTCCTCCCTCAGTATAACAGCGGCTTGGCAGATCTGTTGTCCATGATGAGGAACAGCTGTGTGACTCTGTCTAACTCAAATCACAGCAATGTCGGCGAGGCTGGAGGAGATGCGCTACTGGAGGTCAGGAAAGCCAACACAAAGCACATGTAGACACACTGTGGTTTCCAAAAACACACTCTTAAGTTCCTCGTCCTTTGGGGTACAACACGGACAGAGACTTCTGACCGCATCCGAGACTGTCTTATCATCAGTCAATATGGATACAGTTGGAAACATGCATGGGCTGCTCAGCACAATGGAAAACTCCATCAGGCTCATCGGCCCACAGCTCAGAGACAGCCGCACTTCAATGGGGTCCAATGAGACAGGTAACACCCAGTTTCACGGTGGGAAACAGCAGAAGGGGCTGTCTGCTTGAAATTAGCTGTTTGTTTGAGTAGTTGTGGAGATTGCAGTGCACAGGGGAAGGACTCCACCCACTGGATTGCTGCATCTGGCAACTGAAAACTCAACTCTCGACACTGACTggaaaacggcagccggtacaGGAACATATCCTGGTAAACCTCTTCTTTCCTTCCTATTTCCTGCAAAAACTAACAATTACTCCAACACAACTCTGCCATGGCCAAAAAgttaaacaaaagtaaaaacaaaaagtggtgcTGCAGATTACTGTATTTCCATTGATGACACAAAAGCTCCAACAATTAATTCCTGTATTCTCACATTTGTTCAGATGCTCACCAAAATGCAAAGGTTTCTTCTTTGGCTCATGTACTAACCCTTTGAAAAGTTGAGTGGAAATCACTTTTGAGCAGTGTCATCCAAATTTTGTGCCTTTCACTAACCCTGCTGCTTGTTCCTACACTGCAAagatgaatccatccatttgttgTACCGCTTGTCCACACTAGGGTGGCAGGTTGTGCTGGAGCCACTCCTGGATGACTCTGGGAAAGAGGAAGGGTACATCCAAgaccggtcaccagccaatcggcGGGcacataaaaagcaaaaaaccaTTTGCACTCTCGACActtcagagtcttcaatcaacctaccatgcatgtttttggaatgtgagaagaAGCCAGtgatgaaaaaatattctgtGAATATTCTTCCCCATTTGTTATTACTTGTTTTGAAATGTCCACTCCGATTAACTGGTGACCTGTCTACTGCCCGCCTCTTACCCAAAATTGcgtaggataggctccagctcccccgTGATCCTCATCAAGACAAGTAATATACGCACATAGAATGGATGTTTATTGTTAATGTTATCCTTTAAAATATCGACATCTCAAGGCAACAATCCTAAAGCCATGTGAATCACAAACCAAAACACAAgttagaaaaacacatttctctcACTACCAAAGATTCTGGTCTTGGATgctgtttttgtaaaaatccaATGTCCCTGTATCCTTTTTGttaggttcaccaatcagacattcatttaacaggacaaaaaaggaagcaaagacaccagttcaagtctcgcgaggagagaggagaggaactgtctcgtacaattcaccactgcactctctgattatcctctcctcagcatctctattaatttagttttaagacgccccttatttacatggatgttacaaaaaggaggcgacaagcaaaacagtttgaaacaaggtgtacatgtttgttcatgtgcgtgtgcatgtgtggaagattgctgaatacatgtgtggtcatcatttctttaacaggcaggagttctaacagttttgatgattagatgtttttgttcttgctatcgcctgctaggaggctgccacattatctagggcagagcaaagcatttctttattggaagcaaatgtatgataattatgatcacaattattcctacactttTCGTTCTCACATTCTGTGCGTGGTGgaggaaattgtttttattgacaAGTAGAACATGATCCAGCCTATCCATTGTGATTGTGTCTTCTAGGCTTTGCTATGGCTGCGTTGTTGAGTTACCACAACCTGGAAAGATCTGTTAACCATTCCTTTGACGAGCTTCTAGGATTTCAAAAAGATGGCGTTGAACCAACTTTCAAAATCTTCTCCCAGCTTGTGTCTGTTGTGGTGTCTAACCCATCCACTCAGAACCTGAGCCACCCGGTCACCCTCACGCTCAGACATCTTCAGGTTTGTCCTACTTGGACCAGCAGtgcccattttttctttttttttttttgctaatctaactcaaaaaggaaaatgtgacttttatCTAAACtaatttctgaaaatgtcaaagaaaaatattgaattaacTACAATTCTGATTTTGGTTATAATGCTGAAGGAAGTGAATCCAGGTTTGCATACAGTAAGTATTGCATTTAGAATGAGTCAAAAATGCACACTTAGAAACCTACCAATCAATGATACAGCatgaataacaaataaataagattgatttgaataaaaacacTAAATAACAAAACCATGAGATTTTCACAATTACCCAACAAAAGAATAATTTATAGGTGAGAACTGACACAATCTGATGCCAGTCTTGATAGTTTCTTGGTGCCAAATGTAGGACAAATGTGATGATTTTTCCAATACATAATTTTATTATCAGGATGGGTTTGGATAGTTAATCCCGTTTggtttctccatccatccatccatccattaaagAATAGCTGTCCATGTTAGGGTCAATGGTGGACTACAATTTATTCCGTCTGACTTCCATCAAATTTAAAGGCACAAACACCCACTCAGACACAGATTGACACCatgggacaattttgagtcaatTTTCACAACACGGGAGAAAGCCAGAGCACTCGAAGGAAACCTGTGCACGCATGAGGGGAACGTGCAAATATCAAACAGAATACCCTGAACTCAAGTTCAAACTCAGATCCTCTTGATAGTGTGGCAGAAGTGCTAACCACAATCAACCATGACGCCCGATTCAGTTTCTCaatttcaataatttaattcaAACGCATTTAGCCGCTCAACGTTTAATCATTAAGCCCACAAAGTTACCCAATTTTCTACTTTGTAGCCAATTTCGATCTCATGTCTCCGGTCACAAGCAACACTGTTTTCACGCCTGGTAGAGCGGAATAATGGCCCAGGGGGCTGGCAGTCACTATTGTGAGGAGCGATTTGGACACTTTGTTGGAAGGGtatcagcaaaaataaaatgggtgCCAAACAGGTGTGATTCGAGGATCAGATGTTTATGGGTGCCAGAATTCATTTTAAGGATGCCACAGAATCCCCCGAAATGGGCAAGAAACGCCTACGCCAGTCAACAAGCTATTTTGAAGCATGTTTGCGTCAATATTATCACATTTACATGGCACAACAACTAACTCTTCTCAATTCAATTCAAACAGAAGCGAGTTGTACTGTTTGATCACCTGAATCGATTCTTAGAGCTAGACAAAAAACCCACAGCTAACTCCTACCTGACAACATAGGCAGGGACCTATTGCAGATAAAATGAGGAAGCGATGGGAGGGATTGGGTGGCGCAAACCCTTTTTGAGGCAATGAGGGTGAGGGGGAATTCCTGCATTTTTGCTGTTAAAATTTTAATGCACAGTACAACCAAGTACTGTGGATTTTACACTTTTACAGGTTGTTTGAAAAGAGCACTTTAACCAGTGC from Syngnathoides biaculeatus isolate LvHL_M chromosome 9, ASM1980259v1, whole genome shotgun sequence includes:
- the LOC133506401 gene encoding adhesion G protein-coupled receptor E5, with amino-acid sequence MGRGKQLLLLLGLMCTMKSCTPMCDSGMKMEGSQCVDVDECQEIPGLCGNHTRCLNTYGTYYCQCQSGFTNIYGNPDFTGIDGQCQDENECGYDTEICGRMADCINLIGGFSCTCKSGYTQSRKTAHCRDIDECEEAENRKEDICGSKGNCKNVNGSYWCKCAKGYTNYGNQKTPCSQLDCETFDAGSAPLQYNSGLADLLSMMRNSCVTLSNSNHSNVGEAGGDALLERLLTASETVLSSVNMDTVGNMHGLLSTMENSIRLIGPQLRDSRTSMGSNETVVEIAVHRGRTPPTGLLHLATENSTLDTDWKTAAGTGTYPGFAMAALLSYHNLERSVNHSFDELLGFQKDGVEPTFKIFSQLVSVVVSNPSTQNLSHPVTLTLRHLQNKSESRYICAYWNDRGAWATDGCHQDRSNATHTVCRCEHLSSFAVLMAHYPVNQSFAIQMITKIGLILSLLCLSVSILTFKFCRSIHGTRTTIHLHLCICLFIADLIFLAGISQTKPVGGCRFIAAMLHLFFMGVFAWMLLEGVQLYRMVVLVFNATIRPLYLFLFGYGMPLVVVILSAIIRPKGYGTEEHCWLSLEDGLIWSFYGPVCVIIFINVFFFIVTVWKLAQKFSSLNPDLSKLNKFKAFTVTAIAQMCILGLMWVFGAFLFRTGNVVVEYIFTILNSLQGALVFIMHCLLSKQVREEYYNFFSCICTPKKRYTDFSSTNPSNSQSQGSQSGQNTGESHI